Proteins encoded in a region of the Leifsonia sp. PS1209 genome:
- a CDS encoding alpha/beta hydrolase, whose product MTPGILATATYGRVDAPPLLFIRALPAEVANPRGVDRILERLILRGPAGVSRVHAVGRPAYLPTDFDMPEIADIYARYLREHFDRPVALMGLSTGASVALQLAADHPALVKSLVVAAGSGRLSARGRAIQRRYVSLLTAADRRAYAELASATMNSRHFDGVVRLASRIAPKPDDPESLIALVRAEDRYDMLGRADRITAPTLILSGERDVFYPPTLGRETAERIRRASQIVYRGRAHGGVPLHPHFARDIAGFLSAHA is encoded by the coding sequence GTGACCCCGGGCATCCTGGCCACCGCCACCTACGGCCGGGTGGATGCGCCACCGCTGCTGTTCATCCGCGCCCTCCCCGCCGAGGTGGCCAACCCGCGCGGTGTCGACCGCATCCTGGAGCGCCTGATCCTGCGCGGTCCCGCCGGCGTCAGCCGTGTCCACGCGGTCGGGCGACCCGCGTACCTGCCCACCGACTTCGACATGCCCGAGATCGCCGACATCTACGCCCGCTATCTGCGCGAGCACTTCGACCGCCCCGTCGCGCTGATGGGCCTGTCGACGGGGGCGAGCGTCGCGCTGCAGCTCGCCGCCGACCACCCGGCGCTCGTGAAATCGCTCGTCGTCGCCGCAGGCTCCGGACGACTCAGCGCGCGCGGCAGGGCCATCCAGCGCCGCTACGTCTCGCTGCTCACGGCCGCCGACCGGCGCGCGTACGCCGAGCTGGCCAGCGCCACCATGAACTCGAGACACTTCGACGGGGTGGTCAGGCTCGCCAGCAGGATCGCTCCCAAGCCGGACGACCCGGAGAGTCTGATCGCGCTCGTCCGCGCCGAAGACCGCTACGACATGCTCGGCCGGGCGGACCGCATCACCGCTCCCACGCTCATCCTGTCCGGTGAACGCGACGTGTTCTACCCGCCGACGCTGGGACGGGAGACCGCGGAGCGCATCCGGCGCGCCAGCCAGATCGTCTACCGTGGCCGTGCGCACGGCGGGGTGCCGCTGCACCCGCACTTCGCGCGGGACATCGCCGGATTCCTCAGCGCGCACGCGTGA
- the rplJ gene encoding 50S ribosomal protein L10, with product MANKEATVAELENLFTSSTAVLLTEYRGLTVAQLKTLRKSISEHATYAVVKNTLTKIAANKAGISSFDEELVGPSAIAFVHGDPVAVAKSLRDFTKANPLLVVKGGYFDGNPLTAEEVGKLADLESREVLLAKLAGAFKASLFGAAYLFNAPLSQAVRTVDALREKQESAA from the coding sequence ATGGCGAACAAGGAAGCCACGGTTGCCGAACTCGAGAACCTGTTCACGAGCTCGACCGCCGTTCTGCTGACCGAGTACCGCGGTCTCACTGTTGCTCAGCTCAAGACGCTGCGCAAGTCCATCAGTGAGCACGCGACGTACGCCGTGGTGAAGAACACGCTGACCAAGATCGCTGCCAACAAGGCCGGGATCTCGTCGTTCGATGAGGAGCTCGTTGGCCCCTCCGCGATCGCTTTCGTCCACGGTGACCCTGTCGCCGTCGCGAAGTCGCTGCGTGACTTCACCAAGGCAAACCCTCTCCTGGTGGTCAAGGGCGGTTACTTCGACGGTAACCCGCTGACCGCAGAAGAGGTAGGCAAGCTCGCCGACCTCGAGTCCCGTGAGGTTCTGCTGGCCAAGCTGGCCGGCGCCTTCAAGGCCTCGCTGTTCGGAGCCGCATATCTGTTCAACGCACCGCTGTCGCAGGCCGTTCGCACGGTCGACGCGCTGCGTGAGAAGCAGGAGTCCGCTGCGTAA
- the rplL gene encoding 50S ribosomal protein L7/L12, with protein MAKLSTDELLEAFKELTLIELSEFVKKFEETFEVTAAAPVAVAAAGAGAAAPAEEVEEKDSFDVVLEAAGDKKIQVIKEVRALTSLGLGEAKALVDGAPSTVLEGANKETADKAKAQLEEAGATITLK; from the coding sequence ATGGCAAAGCTGTCGACTGACGAGCTGCTCGAGGCGTTCAAGGAGCTCACCCTGATCGAGCTCAGCGAGTTCGTGAAGAAGTTCGAGGAGACCTTCGAGGTCACCGCCGCCGCCCCCGTCGCCGTTGCTGCGGCCGGTGCAGGCGCTGCCGCTCCCGCGGAAGAGGTCGAGGAGAAGGACTCCTTCGACGTCGTCCTCGAGGCTGCCGGTGACAAGAAGATCCAGGTCATCAAGGAGGTGCGCGCCCTCACCAGCCTCGGCCTCGGTGAGGCGAAGGCCCTCGTTGACGGCGCTCCGAGCACCGTGCTCGAAGGCGCCAACAAGGAGACCGCAGACAAGGCAAAGGCACAGCTCGAAGAGGCTGGCGCCACCATCACCCTCAAGTAG
- a CDS encoding class I SAM-dependent methyltransferase, translating to MTEHPDVIATRNAYDTVAVDYAALLRDELAGKTLDRAMLAAFAEHVVADGGGEVADLGCGPGRVTVHLAGLGLDAFGIDLSPAMVEVARESYPELLFEVGTMAALDLPDAALAGAVAWYSIIHTPPERQHILFAEFARVVRPGGWLLLAFQVGDDVVALRHAYGHDLELDAYRQSPDRIRNLLTDAGFTEHTRLVRAPEHPEKVPQAYLLARR from the coding sequence ATGACCGAGCATCCGGATGTGATCGCCACCAGGAACGCGTACGACACGGTCGCCGTCGACTACGCGGCGCTGCTGCGGGACGAGCTGGCGGGGAAGACGCTCGACCGGGCGATGCTGGCCGCGTTCGCGGAGCACGTCGTGGCGGACGGCGGGGGAGAGGTGGCCGACCTGGGCTGCGGTCCTGGACGGGTGACGGTGCACCTCGCCGGGCTCGGGCTCGACGCGTTCGGCATCGACCTGTCTCCCGCGATGGTCGAGGTCGCCAGGGAGAGCTATCCGGAGCTGCTGTTCGAGGTGGGCACGATGGCGGCGCTCGACCTCCCGGATGCTGCGCTCGCCGGCGCGGTCGCCTGGTACTCGATCATCCACACGCCGCCCGAGCGGCAGCACATCCTGTTCGCGGAGTTCGCCAGGGTGGTGCGGCCCGGCGGGTGGCTGCTGCTGGCGTTCCAGGTGGGCGACGATGTCGTCGCCCTGCGGCATGCGTACGGCCACGACCTGGAACTGGATGCGTACCGTCAGTCGCCCGACCGCATCCGGAACCTGCTGACCGACGCGGGCTTCACCGAGCACACCCGCCTCGTGCGCGCCCCCGAGCATCCCGAGAAGGTGCCCCAGGCCTACCTGCTGGCCCGCCGCTGA
- a CDS encoding amino acid permease → MPSTRRTPHETAELLAAQDDAGSYEKGLKRRHIQMIAVGGAIGTGLFLGAGGRLASAGPSLLIVYAICGLFAFFILRALGELVLHRPDSGSFVSYAREFFGEKLAFVAGWSYWIYWAMIAIVDITAIALYLSFFGTYVEFFAIVPQWIFALAALVVVLLLNLLSVKVFGELEFWFSIIKVAALVSFLVIGILFVVFGTPIDGRTPGFALFAESGGFFPNGVLPAVLVIQGVVFAYGAIELVGTAAGETPEPQKTMPRAINSVILRIALFYVGSIALLSLLLPYTAFEKGTSPFVTFFASIGVEGADVVMNMVVLTAALSSLNAGLYSTGRIARSLALRGTAPVFTTKLSRHGVPYGGILITGAMALLGVGLNAVVPEDAFEIGINLTALGTLTAWGVIVLCQIRLRRLSVVGLVRRPSFRLPGAPFTAYLTLGFLGTVAVLILLDYPTGTFTFGTAVVVVIPALVLGWFGVRRRVALVAAARAARALPSAADLTPTGPIPTPEPPRYQ, encoded by the coding sequence ATGCCCAGCACCCGACGCACCCCGCACGAGACCGCCGAACTGCTCGCCGCTCAGGACGACGCAGGCTCGTACGAGAAGGGCCTCAAGCGCCGCCACATCCAGATGATCGCTGTCGGAGGGGCCATCGGCACCGGTCTCTTCCTCGGCGCAGGCGGACGCCTGGCCTCCGCCGGGCCGAGCCTGCTCATCGTCTACGCGATCTGCGGCCTGTTCGCGTTCTTCATCCTGCGCGCGCTGGGCGAGCTGGTGCTGCACCGGCCGGACTCCGGCTCGTTCGTCTCGTACGCCAGGGAGTTCTTCGGGGAGAAGCTCGCCTTCGTGGCCGGATGGTCGTACTGGATCTACTGGGCGATGATCGCCATCGTCGACATCACGGCCATCGCCCTCTACCTCTCGTTCTTCGGCACGTACGTGGAGTTCTTCGCCATCGTGCCGCAGTGGATCTTCGCCCTCGCCGCCCTGGTGGTGGTGCTGCTGCTCAACCTGCTGTCCGTGAAGGTGTTCGGCGAGCTCGAGTTCTGGTTCTCCATCATCAAGGTGGCCGCCCTCGTCTCGTTCCTGGTCATCGGCATCCTCTTCGTCGTCTTCGGCACCCCCATCGACGGGCGCACCCCCGGCTTCGCGCTCTTCGCCGAGAGCGGGGGCTTCTTCCCGAACGGCGTGCTCCCCGCTGTTCTCGTCATCCAGGGCGTCGTCTTCGCCTACGGGGCGATCGAGCTCGTCGGCACGGCGGCGGGAGAGACCCCGGAACCGCAGAAGACGATGCCCCGCGCCATCAACTCGGTCATCCTGCGCATCGCCCTGTTCTACGTCGGCTCGATCGCCCTGCTGTCGCTGCTCCTGCCGTACACCGCGTTCGAGAAGGGCACGAGCCCGTTCGTCACGTTCTTCGCCTCCATCGGGGTCGAGGGGGCGGACGTCGTGATGAACATGGTCGTCCTGACCGCTGCCCTCTCGTCGCTCAACGCCGGCCTCTACTCCACCGGTCGCATCGCGCGGTCGCTCGCGCTCCGCGGCACCGCCCCGGTCTTCACCACGAAACTGAGCAGGCACGGGGTGCCGTACGGCGGCATCCTGATCACCGGCGCGATGGCGCTGCTCGGCGTGGGGCTCAACGCCGTCGTCCCTGAGGACGCGTTCGAGATCGGCATCAACCTCACGGCGCTCGGCACCCTCACGGCGTGGGGTGTGATCGTGCTGTGCCAGATCCGGCTGCGCAGGCTCTCCGTCGTCGGCCTCGTCCGGCGCCCGTCGTTCCGGCTGCCGGGAGCGCCGTTCACGGCGTACCTCACGCTCGGCTTCCTCGGAACGGTCGCCGTCCTCATCCTGCTCGACTACCCCACCGGCACGTTCACCTTCGGCACGGCGGTGGTGGTCGTCATCCCCGCCCTCGTCCTCGGCTGGTTCGGCGTGCGCCGCCGCGTCGCCCTCGTCGCCGCGGCCAGGGCCGCCCGCGCGCTTCCCTCCGCCGCCGACCTCACCCCCACCGGCCCCATCCCCACCCCCGAGCCGCCGAGATACCAGTAA
- a CDS encoding MarR family transcriptional regulator, producing MTHSTPSDLRETLGDLVVASHRLTRLAARVTGNTESPATWRTLSVLQSSGAMRLGELAAHSRVSQPTMTKLVRNLVEAEWVKRIADTDDARAWQIAVTPKGEKALQNWRDELSGALVPMFDDLTDDELAALRATVRIIGSRVGLAAPAEALATAP from the coding sequence ATGACACACAGCACCCCCAGTGATCTCCGGGAGACCCTCGGCGACCTCGTCGTCGCGAGTCACCGGCTGACACGCCTCGCCGCCCGCGTCACGGGCAACACCGAGTCGCCCGCCACCTGGCGCACCCTCAGCGTCCTGCAGTCCTCCGGCGCCATGCGCCTCGGCGAGCTCGCCGCCCACAGCAGGGTCTCGCAGCCCACCATGACCAAGCTCGTCCGCAACCTGGTCGAGGCGGAGTGGGTCAAGCGCATCGCAGACACCGACGACGCCCGCGCCTGGCAGATCGCCGTCACGCCGAAGGGCGAAAAGGCGCTGCAGAACTGGCGAGACGAGCTCTCGGGCGCCCTCGTGCCGATGTTCGACGACCTCACGGACGACGAGCTGGCCGCCCTGCGCGCCACCGTGCGCATCATCGGATCGCGCGTCGGCCTCGCCGCACCGGCCGAGGCGCTCGCCACCGCCCCGTAG
- a CDS encoding MFS transporter, with translation MSHDKPSNLLKQPSAVWAVAFASVIAFMGIGLVDPILPAIAKSLEATPTETEMLFTSYLLITGIAMFFSSWISSRIGAKKTLLIGLALIVLFALAAGLSQNVESIIGFRAGWGLGNALFISTALATIVGAAAGGTSSAIILYEAALGLGIAIGPLLGGLLGSWSWRGPFFGTATLMAVGFIAIVLMLKKSPEKPQPTSISAPFKALAKPALGFLAAAALFYNIGFFVLLAYTPFALVPLGMGSAISLGLVFFGWGVALAITSVWGAPLLTSRLPRTRVLWIVMPLLAIDLAVAGLLIGSLVGLIVCVIVGGLLLGVLNTVLTECVMEATDLPRSVASSAYSGVRFLGGAIAPPAATLLADTISPATPFFAGAVSVLVAVILVVVGHRHLKRVDGVEETTIEEAEAVSIGDAA, from the coding sequence ATGTCCCACGACAAACCAAGCAACCTCCTCAAGCAGCCGAGTGCCGTCTGGGCCGTCGCCTTCGCGTCGGTCATCGCCTTCATGGGCATCGGCCTCGTCGACCCGATCCTCCCCGCCATCGCCAAGAGCCTGGAGGCCACCCCGACGGAGACGGAGATGCTGTTCACCAGCTACCTCCTGATCACCGGCATCGCGATGTTCTTCAGTAGCTGGATCTCCAGCAGGATCGGCGCCAAGAAGACGCTGCTGATCGGCCTGGCGCTCATCGTGCTGTTCGCGCTCGCCGCCGGTCTCTCGCAGAACGTCGAGTCGATCATCGGCTTCCGCGCAGGATGGGGGCTCGGCAACGCGCTCTTCATCTCCACCGCCCTCGCCACCATCGTGGGAGCGGCGGCCGGAGGCACGTCGTCGGCGATCATCCTGTACGAGGCGGCTCTCGGTCTGGGCATCGCGATCGGTCCGCTGCTCGGCGGCCTGCTCGGCAGCTGGAGCTGGCGCGGACCGTTCTTCGGCACAGCGACGCTGATGGCGGTCGGCTTCATCGCCATCGTCCTGATGCTGAAGAAGTCGCCGGAGAAACCGCAGCCCACCAGCATCTCCGCGCCGTTCAAGGCGCTCGCCAAGCCGGCGCTCGGCTTCCTCGCCGCTGCCGCCCTGTTCTACAACATCGGGTTCTTCGTGCTGCTCGCGTACACGCCGTTCGCCCTGGTGCCGCTCGGGATGGGCAGCGCGATCTCGCTGGGACTGGTCTTCTTCGGCTGGGGCGTCGCCCTCGCGATCACCTCGGTCTGGGGCGCACCGCTGCTGACCAGCAGGCTGCCGCGCACCAGGGTGCTCTGGATCGTGATGCCGCTGCTCGCCATCGACCTGGCCGTCGCCGGGCTGCTGATCGGCTCGCTCGTCGGACTGATCGTCTGCGTGATCGTCGGCGGTCTGCTGCTCGGCGTGCTGAACACGGTGCTCACCGAGTGCGTGATGGAAGCGACGGACCTGCCGCGCTCCGTCGCATCCAGTGCGTACTCCGGTGTGCGCTTCCTCGGCGGCGCCATCGCCCCGCCGGCGGCGACCCTCCTGGCCGACACGATCTCGCCGGCCACCCCGTTCTTCGCCGGTGCCGTCTCCGTGCTGGTCGCGGTGATCCTGGTGGTGGTCGGCCACCGTCACCTCAAGCGCGTCGACGGCGTCGAGGAGACCACGATCGAAGAGGCGGAGGCCGTCTCGATCGGAGACGCCGCCTAG
- a CDS encoding LacI family DNA-binding transcriptional regulator — MAGIDEVARATGVSTATVSRALRGLPNVSDKTRAAVRRAADELGYVASSSASGLASGRTLAMGVVVPSVSRWFYTSVLEGVDAELRSASYDMILFNLGGHRGDRERVFHRSILRKRTDALLALCLDFTPDERHQLASLGHPTIVVGGPVKGLRSVGIDERATARTATEHLIGLGHTDIAHIGGEDEEGLNRQVPIGRLHGFQQAMRDAGLPVRPEWVIPGGFSLPLGRSAMNALLDRPGPRPTAVFAGSDEMAMGAMLAAADHGLSVPGDLSVIGIDDHDFAASFQLTTMAQDPFDQGSVAARILLDELAGGQPRSRSVRSTATLKLRGSTCPPR, encoded by the coding sequence ATGGCAGGGATCGACGAGGTCGCGCGCGCGACGGGCGTCTCGACCGCGACGGTTTCGCGCGCGCTCCGGGGGCTGCCGAACGTGTCGGACAAGACGCGTGCCGCGGTGCGGAGGGCAGCGGACGAGCTCGGCTACGTCGCGTCGTCGAGCGCTTCCGGGCTGGCGAGCGGGCGAACGCTGGCGATGGGCGTCGTCGTGCCGTCTGTGAGCCGCTGGTTCTACACCTCCGTGCTGGAGGGCGTGGACGCCGAGCTGCGCTCCGCCAGCTACGACATGATCCTGTTCAACCTGGGCGGCCACCGCGGCGACAGGGAGCGGGTCTTCCACCGCAGCATCCTGCGCAAGAGGACGGATGCTCTGCTCGCCCTCTGCCTCGACTTCACGCCGGATGAGCGGCACCAGCTCGCCTCGCTCGGCCACCCCACCATCGTCGTCGGCGGCCCGGTCAAGGGCCTGCGCAGCGTCGGCATCGACGAGCGCGCGACGGCGCGCACCGCGACGGAGCACCTGATCGGGCTCGGTCACACCGACATCGCGCACATCGGCGGCGAGGACGAGGAGGGCCTGAACAGGCAGGTCCCGATCGGCCGCCTGCACGGCTTTCAGCAGGCGATGCGGGATGCGGGCCTCCCCGTGCGTCCGGAGTGGGTCATCCCGGGCGGGTTCTCCCTTCCGCTCGGGCGCTCGGCGATGAACGCCCTGCTCGACCGGCCGGGCCCCCGGCCGACGGCGGTCTTCGCCGGTTCGGACGAGATGGCGATGGGCGCCATGCTTGCCGCGGCGGACCACGGTCTGTCGGTGCCGGGCGACCTGTCCGTGATCGGGATCGACGACCACGATTTCGCCGCGTCGTTCCAGCTGACGACGATGGCGCAGGACCCGTTCGACCAGGGTTCCGTCGCCGCGCGCATCCTGCTGGACGAGCTGGCAGGCGGCCAGCCGCGCAGCCGGTCCGTGCGGTCGACCGCGACGCTGAAGCTGCGTGGTTCCACCTGCCCGCCGCGCTGA
- a CDS encoding carbohydrate ABC transporter permease yields the protein MTTVAGPAAATAEAKALPRTKQRSKAKSRQRNAGIRTGVSAIIIVLWCLLPFYWMVVTSFRDVGFTFDTTPWFTHFTWDNYATAFSTKLGNHLGQALLNSLFIGACVTIIALLVGTFAAYALARLDFRFKGIVLGLILGASMFPGVALITPLFQLFTNIGWMGTYQALIIPSISFVLPLTVYTLTSFFREMPWDLEEAARIDGCTQAQAFRKIILPLAAPAVFTTAILAFISSWNEYLISSQLSSDATQPVTVAIASFAGSQPHQEPYTAVMAAGTIVTVPLVILVLIFQRRIVAGLTAGGVKG from the coding sequence ATGACCACCGTCGCAGGCCCGGCAGCGGCCACAGCGGAGGCGAAAGCACTCCCCCGCACCAAGCAGAGGTCCAAGGCGAAGTCGCGCCAGCGCAACGCGGGCATCCGCACCGGCGTCAGCGCGATCATCATCGTGCTGTGGTGCCTCCTCCCGTTCTACTGGATGGTCGTGACCTCGTTCCGCGATGTCGGTTTCACGTTCGACACCACGCCGTGGTTCACCCACTTCACCTGGGACAACTACGCGACCGCGTTCTCCACCAAGCTCGGCAACCATCTCGGCCAGGCGCTCCTGAACTCGCTGTTCATCGGAGCCTGCGTCACGATCATCGCCCTGCTGGTCGGCACGTTCGCCGCGTACGCGCTCGCCCGCCTCGACTTCCGGTTCAAGGGCATCGTGCTGGGGCTCATCCTCGGCGCATCCATGTTCCCGGGCGTCGCGCTCATCACGCCGCTGTTCCAGCTGTTCACGAACATCGGCTGGATGGGCACGTACCAGGCTCTGATCATCCCGAGCATCTCGTTCGTGCTGCCGCTCACGGTCTACACGCTCACCTCGTTCTTCCGCGAGATGCCGTGGGACCTCGAGGAGGCGGCCAGGATCGACGGGTGCACGCAGGCTCAGGCCTTCCGGAAGATCATCCTCCCGCTGGCGGCTCCCGCCGTCTTCACGACAGCGATCCTGGCGTTCATCTCCTCGTGGAACGAGTACCTGATCTCCAGCCAGCTGTCGAGTGACGCCACGCAGCCCGTCACCGTCGCCATCGCCTCCTTCGCCGGCAGCCAGCCGCACCAGGAGCCGTACACCGCCGTCATGGCGGCAGGAACGATCGTGACGGTCCCTCTGGTCATCCTGGTGCTGATCTTCCAGCGCCGTATCGTCGCCGGGCTCACCGCCGGTGGTGTGAAAGGCTGA
- a CDS encoding sugar ABC transporter permease, with amino-acid sequence MSTSNVVAPPGTRSPKSPQVRAGVKKNRRQQSRWALYLILPTLVLLAIVIGYPVVSAIIMSFQKDAGLDPATGLFVQGGFAGFQNYAHWLFQQCAGPNGETITCPPGNLGSQFWNAVFVTFFFTVTTVVLETVLGMWFAFIMNRTFRGRGLVRAAILVPWAIPTAVTAKLWYFIFSVAGIANAVLGAHILWTSDEWASRFAVIIADTWKTTPFMALLILAGLQIIPEEVYEAAKVDGATTWQRFWRVTMPLVKPALLVAVLFRVLDALRIYDLPAILTGGGGGTGNATTTLSILVVDQIRQGFNSASALSTITFILIFLVAFIFVRFLGTNVVRTQEAQQKGAK; translated from the coding sequence ATGTCAACGTCGAACGTCGTCGCCCCGCCAGGAACCCGCAGCCCCAAGTCGCCGCAAGTGCGCGCTGGGGTGAAGAAGAACCGCCGTCAGCAGAGTCGCTGGGCGCTCTACCTCATCCTCCCCACCCTCGTCCTGCTCGCGATCGTCATCGGCTACCCGGTGGTGAGCGCGATCATCATGTCGTTCCAGAAGGACGCCGGACTCGACCCGGCGACCGGCCTGTTCGTCCAGGGCGGCTTCGCCGGCTTCCAGAACTACGCGCACTGGCTGTTCCAGCAGTGTGCAGGCCCGAACGGCGAGACCATCACCTGCCCGCCCGGCAACCTGGGATCGCAGTTCTGGAACGCCGTCTTCGTCACCTTCTTCTTCACCGTCACCACGGTGGTCCTGGAGACGGTGCTCGGGATGTGGTTCGCCTTCATCATGAACCGCACGTTCCGCGGCCGCGGCCTCGTCCGTGCCGCCATCCTGGTGCCGTGGGCCATCCCCACCGCCGTCACCGCGAAGCTCTGGTACTTCATCTTCTCGGTCGCCGGTATCGCCAACGCCGTGCTCGGAGCGCACATCCTCTGGACGAGCGACGAATGGGCATCCCGGTTCGCGGTGATCATCGCCGACACCTGGAAGACCACGCCGTTCATGGCGCTGCTCATCCTGGCCGGACTGCAGATCATCCCGGAGGAGGTGTACGAGGCCGCCAAGGTCGACGGCGCCACCACCTGGCAGCGGTTCTGGCGGGTCACGATGCCGCTGGTGAAGCCCGCGCTCCTCGTGGCCGTGCTGTTCCGCGTGCTCGACGCCCTCCGCATCTACGACCTGCCAGCGATTCTCACCGGCGGAGGTGGTGGCACCGGTAATGCCACGACCACCCTCTCGATCCTCGTGGTCGATCAGATCAGGCAGGGCTTCAACAGCGCCTCCGCCCTGTCGACGATCACGTTCATCCTCATCTTCCTCGTCGCGTTCATCTTCGTCAGGTTCCTCGGGACCAACGTGGTCAGAACGCAGGAAGCCCAGCAGAAGGGAGCGAAGTGA
- a CDS encoding ABC transporter substrate-binding protein → MKAARLSVIAGVAVVGLALAGCTGGGSGGSGGGDASANLTAKGPITYVQGKDNSNVVRPLVDKWNAAHPDEKVTFKEQSDQADQQHDDLVQHFQAKDSGYDVVDVDVVWTGEFAAKGWLQPLTGDLKMDNSALLAPTVKSGTYNGTQYAAPQTSDGGILYYRKDLVPTPPKTWDEMLKDCDIAKAKGIGCYAGQFAKYEGLTVNVAEAINTNGGTIVGDDGKTVTVDSSEANAGLTRLTDGFKNGQIPAEAITYQEEQGRQAFEAGKLLFLRNWPYVYNLAKTDGSSTVKDTFGIAPLPGVTADKPGVSSLGGHNAAISVYSKHKATAFSFLKFLQSEETQKFFVTQGSLAPVLSSLYDDAGLNTQLPYLSTLKTSIENAVPRPVSPFYPAITKAVQDNSYAALKGDKSVDQALKDMAAAIKTASAG, encoded by the coding sequence ATGAAAGCAGCACGTCTCTCGGTGATCGCCGGAGTGGCCGTCGTCGGCCTCGCGCTGGCGGGATGCACCGGTGGTGGTTCAGGGGGCAGCGGGGGCGGGGACGCCAGCGCCAACCTCACAGCGAAAGGCCCGATCACCTACGTCCAGGGCAAGGACAACTCGAACGTCGTCCGCCCCCTCGTCGACAAGTGGAACGCGGCCCACCCGGACGAGAAGGTCACCTTCAAGGAGCAGTCCGACCAGGCAGACCAGCAGCACGACGACCTGGTGCAGCACTTCCAGGCCAAGGACTCCGGATACGACGTCGTCGATGTCGACGTGGTCTGGACAGGAGAGTTCGCGGCCAAGGGCTGGCTGCAGCCGCTGACCGGCGACCTCAAGATGGACAACTCGGCGCTCCTGGCCCCGACCGTCAAGTCCGGCACGTACAACGGCACGCAGTACGCGGCGCCGCAGACCTCGGACGGCGGCATCCTCTACTACCGCAAGGACCTCGTGCCGACCCCGCCGAAGACCTGGGACGAGATGCTCAAGGACTGCGACATCGCCAAGGCGAAGGGCATCGGCTGCTACGCCGGGCAGTTCGCCAAGTACGAGGGCCTCACGGTGAACGTGGCTGAAGCCATCAACACCAACGGCGGCACCATCGTCGGCGACGACGGCAAGACGGTCACCGTGGACAGCTCCGAAGCCAACGCCGGTCTCACCCGGCTGACGGACGGCTTCAAGAACGGGCAGATCCCGGCAGAGGCCATCACGTACCAGGAGGAGCAGGGACGCCAGGCGTTCGAGGCAGGCAAGCTCCTCTTCCTGCGCAACTGGCCGTACGTCTACAACCTGGCCAAGACCGACGGAAGCTCGACCGTGAAGGACACCTTCGGCATCGCTCCGCTTCCCGGCGTCACCGCCGACAAGCCCGGCGTGTCCAGCCTGGGCGGCCACAACGCGGCGATCAGCGTCTACTCGAAGCACAAGGCGACGGCGTTCTCGTTCCTGAAGTTCCTGCAGAGCGAAGAGACCCAGAAGTTCTTCGTGACCCAGGGCTCGCTGGCACCCGTGCTGTCGTCGCTGTACGACGACGCCGGCCTGAACACCCAGCTGCCCTACCTGTCGACCCTGAAGACGTCGATCGAGAACGCGGTCCCGCGTCCCGTCTCGCCGTTCTACCCGGCCATCACCAAGGCGGTGCAGGACAACTCCTACGCAGCGCTGAAGGGTGACAAGTCGGTCGACCAGGCGCTGAAGGACATGGCTGCGGCCATCAAGACCGCGAGCGCCGGATAA